The DNA segment TAACAAATACGGAGATATAAAAGACACTGCGTACTCCTTCAACATAATCCCGGGACGTGGAAGGTGCACGTCAGCTAACCTGATGACTTCAAATCCGAAAACAGGACTCACAAAACCAACACTGTACAGCCATCTTGCGATTATTTGTCCTTTGAAAACGGAAACGAGCGAGTGGGTCGGGGCGGATTCGAACCGCCGACCTGCTCCGTGTGAAGGAGCTGTCATAACCGGACTAGACTACCGACCCGAACAGTTCACCGTTCCCCCTTGCCGGACTTAAGACTTACTTTACACCGCGAAAGAAATCGGCGTCGGCGGCGACTTACACTCGTTCTCGGGCGCGGCGCATCGCGCGTCGGGCGCGGCGCTGGGCTTCCCACTCTGCCTCGCGGAGTTCCGCGCGCCACTTCTCGGTTCGGGTCGGCGTCTCCTTCTCGTAGCCGGTGGCGCGTCGGATGCGGTACTCGACGGGCGCGAGTTCTTCGCGGAGGCCTCGGTAGAGGTGTCGTCCCGCTCGTCGTGCGTAGTACGTCGTGTCTTCGAAGTGTTTGTTCATCGTTCGCACACCATTCTGTTTCTATGCGAAGGTCAAATATATGCTTTGCGCCGACCGTGCTGGTGCGTCTCGCAGGCGACCCCGAACGGAAGACGCCCGATGGAAGCCAACGCCGTCCCGGGGAAGGCACCACGGGACGAAACTGGCAGACGGTGTCAAAAACGGTTTATCGGCAGGCGGCCTCGGTACGGGTGTATGTTCACGCGGCTCTCGATACCGACGCCGTTCCAGATCGGCCCGGTGAACGCCTACCTCGCCGGGCGGACGCTGGTCGACCCCGGACCGGGAAGCGAAGAGGCGTGGGCGGCCCTGCTCGACGGCCTCGAAGCCCGCGAGCTCGGCCCGACCGACGTGACCCAGGTGCTGGTCACCCATCCCCACCCGGACCACTTCGGGTTGGCGGCGCGCCTGCGCGAACACGGCGCGCGCGTCGTCGCCAGCCCGACCGCGGCGCGGATCATCGAGGACTTCGAGGCTCGCCTCGACTACGAGCAGTCGTACTTCGCCGACTTCTTCGAGCGCCACGGCATGGCGCGCTCCACCGCCGAACTGGTCACCGACCTCCCCGAGTCGTTCCTCCAGGCCGCCCCCAGCGTCGAGACGGACCTCGTCCTCGACGACGGCGAGACGGTCGAGGTCCACGACACCACCCTCACCGCCGAGGCGGTCCAGGGCCACGCCCCCGGCGAAACCATCTTCACCTACGAGACGGAGGGCGACGACGGCGAGCCGAGTCGGCGCGCGCTCGTCGGCGACCAGGTGCTTCTCGACATCACGCCCAACCCCCTGCTCCAGCCCCCCGAGGAGGAGGGCGGCGAGCGACCGCGAGTGCTCCCGGCGTTCAACCGCTCGCTCGCCGACCTCCGCGAACGGGAGTTCGATCTGCTGCTCCCCGGTCACCGCGAGGTGATAGAGAACCCGCGCGAGCGCATCACCGAGATCCTCAACGCCCACGAGGAGCGGACCGCGAACGTCAAGTCTATCGTCGACGGGCCGACAACCGCGGTCGAGGTGATGGAGGCGCTGTTCGACGACCTGCCGGCGACCGAGTACTTCTCGGGGATGAGCGAGGCGGTCGGCCACCTCGACGTGCTCGAAGCCCGCGGGGAAGTCGAACCCCGCGAGCGCGGCGGCGTCGTCGTCTACGAGGAGGTGGCGTCGTGAACGAACTCCAGCCGGTCGCGCTCGGCGAGGAGCCGGCCGACCTGGTGGTCACCGGAGGCCGGGTCTGCCTCCCCGAAAAGGGAGAGTTCCAGGCACGCGACGTCGCGGTGAAGAACGGACGGGTCGCCGCGCTCCCCGAGGACGCCGAGTCCGTCATCGGCGAGGAGACCCGGGTCGTCAACGCCAGCGGTCGCGTCGTCGCGCCCGGGTTCGTCGACGCCCACACCCACCTAGACCTCCACCAGACGTTCGAGAGCGCCTACCACTACGTCGTCGAGAGCGGGACGACCACGGTCGTCTCCGAGGCGGCCAGCTACGGTTCGGCGTTCGGCGCGGAGGGCGTCGAGCAGTTGCTCGCGGCCACCTCCTACCTGCCGGTCCGCGTGCGCGTGACCGTCCCGCCACAACCGCTGGTCGACACCTTCGAACCCCGGCGGGCAAGCGACGAGGAGGCCGAGGAACTCTCCGACCTGCTGGCCGACGACCGGGTCGTCGGCGTCGGAGAAACCGACTGGATTCACGCCGTCGGCCGGGACACGCCGGTCGAACTGCTCTACGAGCGCGCCCGCGCCGAGGGCAAGACCGTCTCGGGCCACGGCGCAGGCTGTTCGGGCGAGAAGTTCGCGGCGTTCGCCACGATAATCGACGACGACCACGAGTCCATCTCGGGCGCCGACATCGTCGAGCGCATCGAGAACGGCGTCCACGCCATCGGCCGGTACGGCTCCATCCGCGACGACATGGCCGCCGTCGGCGAGGCCTACCCCGAGGTCGGCGCGGCCGACCTCTCGCTGTCAACCGACGGCATGTGGCCCCGCGAACTCATCGACGAAGGCTACATGGACGTGGTCGTCCGGCGGGCCATCGAGGAGGGCGTCGCACCCGCGGACGCCATCCGGATGGCCACGCTCAACCCCGCCCGCCACTTCGGGCTCTCGGACGTGGGGTCGCTCGCGCCCGGTAACGCCGCCGACGTCATCCTCATCGACGACCTGGACGAAGTGAACGTCTCGACGGTCATCAGCGGCGGCGAGGTCGTCTACAACAAGGGCGAGTCGAAGGTCGCCCCGCGGACCCACGAGTACCCCGAGCGCTTCTACGACTCGGTGGACGTCGCGACCGACCCCGCTGAGTTCCGGGTGTCGGCCGACGCCGCCGTCGACGGCGAGGTTCGGGCCATCGAGTACCGCGGCGGCCTGCTGTCGGGCGAGACGACGGTTTCGCCACCCGTGGAGGACGGCGAACTCCGTGCCGACCCGGACGCCGACGTGCTGAAGGTGACGCTGCTCGACCGCCACCCGAATGGCGACGGCACCGGATTTACGGGCTTTTTGACCGGCCTTGGCCTCGACAGCGGCGCGGTCGCGACCAGCGGCACGTGGGAAACCCCCGGCGTGGTCGCGGTCGGCACCAACGACGACGACCACCGGGCGGCCGTCGCCCACGTCGCGGAGATGGGCGGCGGGTGGGCCGTCGTCGAGGACGGCGACGTCGTCGCGGAGCTTCCCACGCGGGTCGCGGGCGCCTGTTCGGACCTCGAAGTCGAGGAAACCGCCAAACTCTACGGCGCGGTCGAGAGCGCGCTCCGCCGACTCGGCGCCGACGTCGAGCGCCCGATGCTGGCGGTCCAGACGCTCACCTTCCCCGGCGTGCCGACGCTGAGGCTGTCGTTCTCAGGCTACGCCGACGTGCTGAACCGCGAAGTCGTCGGACTGTCGCCCTGAATCTACTCCTCGAGCATATCCTCTTCGGCCCCCTCGTCCTCCCCGCCGGAGTCGCCGGTTTCGGCCGGCGACCCTGCGCCGACCTCCCGGCCGGCCGATTCGGCGTCGGCGTCGGCCTCGTCGTCCTCGCTCACCGCGGGGTGTTCGCGGATGGTTCGAATCTGCTCGTACGGGAAGAAGTTCCGACCCTGTTCGCGGGTCAGCCAGACGCCCGAATCGTAGAAGTCCAGTTCGTACCCCTCGACCGGCGAGGTCACCTCGCGCTCGCCGCCCCGGACCCTGTTGCCCTGCTCGCCGGTTCGGACGAGGTACACGTGATAGACTGTCTCTGTCATGTCGGGGGAAGCCTTCGGTGTCCCCGGCGAAAAGGATGACGGGCGGTCGGCGGCGCGTTCCGACGACCGAACGGGACCGTCACGGCACGGGGGTCGCGGCCGTGCAATTTATTCACACGGTCGGCGTCCACGCGGTGACGATGACCGATACCGTACTGGTGACCGGCGCGACCGGGACGCAGGGACGAGCGGTCGTCGACCACCTGCTGTCGGGCGACCACGGCGACTTCGCGGTCCACGCGATGACCCGCCACCCCGAGAGCGCCCGGGCCCACGAACTGGGCGAGCGCGGCGCGGAGGTGGTGCAGGGGGACCTCGCTGAGAAGAACACCCTGCGACCGCTCGTCGAGGCGGTCGACGCCGTCTACGCGGTGACGAACTTCTGGGAGGCTGGCTACGAGGACGAGATCGAGCAGGGCACCAACCTCGCGGAGGTCGCGGCCGAGGTGGGCGTCGACCACTACGTGTTCAGTTCGGTCGGCGGGGCCGAACGCGACTCCGGCGTCTCGCACTTCGACTCGAAGTGGAAGATAGAGCAGCGCGTCCGCGAACTCGACCTGACCGCGACCGTGGTCCGGCCGGTGTTCTTCATGCAGAACTTCGAGGGAATGCGCGAGGACGTCGAGGGCGGAACGCTGGCGATGGGTCTGGCGGAGGGCGTCTCGCTCCAGATGGTGGACGCCGACGACGTCGGCGCGTTCGTCGCCGAGGCGTTCGCCGACCCCGACCGTTACGTCGGACGGGCCGACGAACTCGCCGGCGACGAACACACGTTGGAGAGCGCCGCCACGGTGTTCTCGGAGGTCCTCGACAGGGAGGTCGAACCCGTCCACGTCCCCCTCGACGACCTCCGCGAGCAGATGGGCGAGGAGTACGCGGTCATGTTCGAGTGGTTCAACGAGCACGGCTACGAGGCCGACATCGACGCGCTCCGGGCCGACCACGACGTGGATTTCGCGGACCTGGAGACGTACCTCCGCGAACACGACTGGGGTTCGTAACCGGGAAACGCCGGCGGGGTGCTCCACCGGACGCCGTCAGCGCCGGCGCTCGCGGCGTCCGGAGGCAGCGTCCGGTCGCGGCGTCCGAACTCGATTCGCCAGCACCGGGTGGCCGAAATCGGCCACCCGGTGCTGGCGAGTGGCCCGAGGTCGGAGGTGCGACCCCGGCACGGACCCGCCGCCGGCTACTTCGACCGCGGCGAAAGTCGACGTCGTAGCGACCCGGACTCGGCCTCCGCCCGTTTCTGCGCCCGGCGAGCCTTCAGGCGGTTGTACGCCATCGCCCCGCCGACGAGCAGCGCGAGCGCCCCGATCGACTTGAGTTTCGGCGCCATCGACGGCGGACCGTCGGTGCCGCCGCGGGACCGACTTCGGCCGCCGCTCGGGTTTCCGCTCTTGGCGCCCGTCCCGAGCGAGAACGACCGCCCCTCGCCGGTTTCGCCGCCGCCGACGTTCCAGGTCAACTGCGAGTCGTGGAAGTGTAACTCCAGGATTCCCATGGCCGTTCTTCCTTCGCCGAGAGCGTCCTTATCGGTTGGGGCGGACCGTCCGTCGCGCGGTCCCACGACACCGCGTCGGGACGCGAAACGAGACGGCCGTAGACGAAACGACCGTGGACGAGATATCCGCATTCGTGACGTTCATAAGCGGCGCGTCGCTCGGTTGGAACATGAACGGCACGTCGCGGGAGTTCCTCGAACGCCTGCTCACGACGCCGAGTCCGTCCGGGTTCGAAGTCGAGGGTCAGCGGGTCTGGGTCGACTACGTCTCCGAGTTCGCCGACGAGGTGCGCACCGACGCCTACGGCAACGCCGTCGCCGTCCTGGAGGGCGGCGACCCCACCGTCGCGTTCGCGGGCCACGCCGACGAGATCGGACTGATGGTCAACAGCATCGACGACGACGGCTTCGTCCACCCCTCGCGTATCGGCGGGTCCGACGCCACCGTGTCGAAGGGCCAGCACGTCGAGATCCACACCGACGACGGTCCGGTCCACGGCGTCGTCGGCCAGACCGCCATCCACCTCCGGGACTCCGACGACGACGCGGACGAACCCGAACCCATCGCCGAACAGCACGTCGACATCGGCGCCGAGAGCGAGGACGAGGCCCGCGAACTCGTCGACGTCGGCGACCCCATCACCTTCGTGTCGCCCGTGGCCGACCTCTGGGGGACCCGGATGGCGGCCGCCGGGATGGACAACCGCGTCGGCACCTGGGCCGCCGCCGAGGGCCTGCGCCGGGCGGCCGAGGCCGACGTCGACGCGACCGTCTACGCGGTCAGCACCGTCCAGGAGGAACTCGGCCTCCGGGGCGCGGAGATGGTCGGCTTCGACGTGGACGCCGACGCCGTGCTCGCGGTGGACGTGGCCCACGCCGTCGACAGTCCCGACCTCGCCGACCAGGAGGACGAACACGGCGAGGTCGAACTCGGCGGCGGACCGGTCGTCGCCCGCGGGTCGGCCAACCACCCAGTAGTCGTCCGGGCGGCCCGCGAGGCCGCCGCCGACGCCGAGATTCCGGTGCAGTTGCAGGCCGCGGGCCGCGCGACCGGCACCGACGCCGACGCCTTCTACACCGCCCAGGGCGGCATCCCGTCGCTGAACGTCGGCATCCCGAACCGCTACATGCACACCCCGGCGGAAGTCGTCGACACCGACGACCTGGAGGCGGTCGCCGACTTGCTGGCGGCGTTCGCCGAGCGTAGCGCCGGGCGCGAAGACTTCGCCGTCGACATCTGACGCGACGTCGACGGCCGACGTTCGAGCAGCGGCGCTTTGACGCCCCTTCGAATCGAACCCACGACCGATGCAGATTCCCTACGCCGATGCGACCATCGGATTCTCCCTGCCCGAGTGCGACGTGACGGTCGCCGAACCGCCCGGCGGCGACCCGGTCGACCCCCGCGAGGCCGCGGAGGCCGCGGTCGAGAACCCCCACGGTCCGCGACTGCGCGACAGGGTCGACCCCGACGACGAGGTGGCGGTCGTCGTGACCGACGTGACGCGCGCGACCCCCGACGACGTGCTCGCCGACGTCCTCCTCGCGGAACTGCGGGCCGGCGGCGTCGACCGCGAGCAGGTCCGAATCGTCGTCGGACTCGGCCTCCACCGACCGATGAGCGACGAGGAACTCCGCGAGGCGCTCGGCGAACACGCCGACCTCGCGGAGAACCACGACGCCGAGGCCGCCCGCGAAGTCGGCACCGTCGAAGGGCCGGACGGCGAGTCGGTGGCGATCGAACTCAATCCGACCGTCGCCGACGCCGACCGCGTCGTCTCGACCGGGATGGTCGAACCCCACCAGTACGCCGGCTTCTCCGGCGGGGCGAAGACCCCCGCCATCGGCGCGGGCGGCGAGTCGCTCATCCGGTACACCCACGGCCCGGCGATGCTCTCGAACGAGGGCGTCAGACTCGGCCGGACCGAGGGTAACCCGTTCCGGGAAACGCTGAACCGGGCGGGCGACGTAATCGACCTGGACTTCTGTCTGAACGTCACCCACGCGCCGGCGGGCATCCTCGACGCGAGCGCGGGCGACCACCGCGCCGTCGTGGCCGACCTCGCCGAGACGGCGCGGTCGGCCCTCTCGGTGCCGGTGTCGGGGAGCTACGACGCGGTCGTCGCGGGCGTCGGTGCGCCCAAGGACGCCAACCTCTACCAGACGACCCGGGCGGCGACCTACGTCGCCCTGGGCGATTACGACCCTCTCCGGGAAGGTGGCCGCATCGTCGTCCCCGCGCGCCTCCAGGAGGGCGCGGGCGAGGGCACCGGCGAGAAGCGTTTCTACGACCGCCTCAGCGGGGCCGAAAGCGCGTCGGCGCTCTACGAGGAGATGCGCCGCGGCTACGACCCCGGCGCACAGCGGGCGTTCGTCGTCGCGCGAGTCCTCCGGGAGTACGACCTGTACGTCACCAACAGCAAGACGCCTCAGGTCGTCGGGGACTGCCTGATGCACGCCAGCGACTCGGTCGAAGACGCCGTCGAACCGGGCAGCGACGTGCTCGTGGTACCCGACGCCCTGGACACGCTCCTCGTCAGGGCGTGAGAGGAGACGAAGGCGGTGTCTCGACGTTCGAGACGCTCCGTCGGGGCCGAACTACCAGAGGAGGTGCGGCCAGACGAACTGGAACAGCAGCCAGATGAGGGCGGTGAGTATCGCCGTCATCAGGACGTTGAGCACGATTCCGGCGCGCATCATCTGGCTCTGTTTGAGGTAGCCGCTCCCGAAGACGATGGCGTTGGGCGGAGTCGCGACCGGAAGCGCGAACGCGAAACTCGCGGCGATAGCGCCGGACACCGACAGGAACACCGCCGCGGCCACGTCGGTCAGGCCGAGCGTCGCCGCGAAGACGCCGCCGATGCTGATGAGGATGGGGACGATGATGGTCGCGGTGGCCGTGTTCGAGGTCATCTCGGTCAGGAAGATGACCAGCAGCACGACGACGGCGACCACCAGAACGATGGGTGCGCCCGTGAGCGACCCGAAGACGGTGTCGGCGATCCACTTGGTCGTGCCCGTCTTCGCCAGCGCGTCGGCCAGCGCGATGCCGCCGCCGAACAGCAGGATGGTCCCCCAGTCGATGTCGGCGAGTTCGTCCCACTCCATCGTGTCGGCCAGCACCAGCGCCGGAATCGCCATCAGGCCGACCACGACGTAGTAGAGCATCCCCTGGTGGCCGTCGAGACCGAAGACGCTCGCACCCTCG comes from the Halorussus vallis genome and includes:
- a CDS encoding DUF7553 family protein, which codes for MNKHFEDTTYYARRAGRHLYRGLREELAPVEYRIRRATGYEKETPTRTEKWRAELREAEWEAQRRARRAMRRARERV
- a CDS encoding MBL fold metallo-hydrolase; protein product: MFTRLSIPTPFQIGPVNAYLAGRTLVDPGPGSEEAWAALLDGLEARELGPTDVTQVLVTHPHPDHFGLAARLREHGARVVASPTAARIIEDFEARLDYEQSYFADFFERHGMARSTAELVTDLPESFLQAAPSVETDLVLDDGETVEVHDTTLTAEAVQGHAPGETIFTYETEGDDGEPSRRALVGDQVLLDITPNPLLQPPEEEGGERPRVLPAFNRSLADLREREFDLLLPGHREVIENPRERITEILNAHEERTANVKSIVDGPTTAVEVMEALFDDLPATEYFSGMSEAVGHLDVLEARGEVEPRERGGVVVYEEVAS
- a CDS encoding adenine deaminase C-terminal domain-containing protein, translating into MNELQPVALGEEPADLVVTGGRVCLPEKGEFQARDVAVKNGRVAALPEDAESVIGEETRVVNASGRVVAPGFVDAHTHLDLHQTFESAYHYVVESGTTTVVSEAASYGSAFGAEGVEQLLAATSYLPVRVRVTVPPQPLVDTFEPRRASDEEAEELSDLLADDRVVGVGETDWIHAVGRDTPVELLYERARAEGKTVSGHGAGCSGEKFAAFATIIDDDHESISGADIVERIENGVHAIGRYGSIRDDMAAVGEAYPEVGAADLSLSTDGMWPRELIDEGYMDVVVRRAIEEGVAPADAIRMATLNPARHFGLSDVGSLAPGNAADVILIDDLDEVNVSTVISGGEVVYNKGESKVAPRTHEYPERFYDSVDVATDPAEFRVSADAAVDGEVRAIEYRGGLLSGETTVSPPVEDGELRADPDADVLKVTLLDRHPNGDGTGFTGFLTGLGLDSGAVATSGTWETPGVVAVGTNDDDHRAAVAHVAEMGGGWAVVEDGDVVAELPTRVAGACSDLEVEETAKLYGAVESALRRLGADVERPMLAVQTLTFPGVPTLRLSFSGYADVLNREVVGLSP
- a CDS encoding NmrA/HSCARG family protein, whose protein sequence is MTDTVLVTGATGTQGRAVVDHLLSGDHGDFAVHAMTRHPESARAHELGERGAEVVQGDLAEKNTLRPLVEAVDAVYAVTNFWEAGYEDEIEQGTNLAEVAAEVGVDHYVFSSVGGAERDSGVSHFDSKWKIEQRVRELDLTATVVRPVFFMQNFEGMREDVEGGTLAMGLAEGVSLQMVDADDVGAFVAEAFADPDRYVGRADELAGDEHTLESAATVFSEVLDREVEPVHVPLDDLREQMGEEYAVMFEWFNEHGYEADIDALRADHDVDFADLETYLREHDWGS
- a CDS encoding M20/M25/M40 family metallo-hydrolase is translated as MNGTSREFLERLLTTPSPSGFEVEGQRVWVDYVSEFADEVRTDAYGNAVAVLEGGDPTVAFAGHADEIGLMVNSIDDDGFVHPSRIGGSDATVSKGQHVEIHTDDGPVHGVVGQTAIHLRDSDDDADEPEPIAEQHVDIGAESEDEARELVDVGDPITFVSPVADLWGTRMAAAGMDNRVGTWAAAEGLRRAAEADVDATVYAVSTVQEELGLRGAEMVGFDVDADAVLAVDVAHAVDSPDLADQEDEHGEVELGGGPVVARGSANHPVVVRAAREAAADAEIPVQLQAAGRATGTDADAFYTAQGGIPSLNVGIPNRYMHTPAEVVDTDDLEAVADLLAAFAERSAGREDFAVDI
- a CDS encoding lactate racemase domain-containing protein yields the protein MQIPYADATIGFSLPECDVTVAEPPGGDPVDPREAAEAAVENPHGPRLRDRVDPDDEVAVVVTDVTRATPDDVLADVLLAELRAGGVDREQVRIVVGLGLHRPMSDEELREALGEHADLAENHDAEAAREVGTVEGPDGESVAIELNPTVADADRVVSTGMVEPHQYAGFSGGAKTPAIGAGGESLIRYTHGPAMLSNEGVRLGRTEGNPFRETLNRAGDVIDLDFCLNVTHAPAGILDASAGDHRAVVADLAETARSALSVPVSGSYDAVVAGVGAPKDANLYQTTRAATYVALGDYDPLREGGRIVVPARLQEGAGEGTGEKRFYDRLSGAESASALYEEMRRGYDPGAQRAFVVARVLREYDLYVTNSKTPQVVGDCLMHASDSVEDAVEPGSDVLVVPDALDTLLVRA